The Engystomops pustulosus chromosome 4, aEngPut4.maternal, whole genome shotgun sequence genome contains a region encoding:
- the PLAT gene encoding tissue-type plasminogen activator — MQKVVRCLLGHLVISILLIFLLGEVVSSTKEVLHHREKRGTRMYKSLCMERPSGKIYTTGDTWLRPAGRRVEFCRCEDGRSRCHSVPVMECSDTKCYNGGRCVQALYSTDYLCKCLSGFSGDHCEIDMMSSCYKGSGQSFRGNYSRTNSGLVCLNWNSQGLDEKLYNAQHKDALQLGIGNHNYCRNPDGDKKPWCYIFMNGKYIWDYCSVPACPANTTDCYSERGTTYQGSGSTTLSGASCLRWDSPLLKKKQFSAWQGSARRFGLGSHNHCRNPDNDVRPWCHVMNGTEISWGFCDVPRCSTCGIRRPKLMPRFKITNGRFADITSHPWTAAIFQKARGGKEFFRCGGTLISPCWVVTASHCFHEEKSARQLRVKLGRTLRVVPGEDEQSFEVETMYIHPQFNSFNYDNDIALLKIKSSSGSCAMETDSARPACMPFRGQTLPDWTECEISGFGKHTKNSHFLSEQLKEGRVRLYPDNLCTPEKLDGETVTVNMLCAGDPVNQEDACRGDSGGPLVCPVDGRMHLIGVISWGKDCGVKDRPGVYTRVTRYLDWIQQKTGIRLN, encoded by the exons ATGCAGAAG GTTGTTAGATGTCTACTTGGCCACCTGGTCATCTCGATCTTACTGATCTTCCTCCTCGGTGAGGTTGTATCATCTACAAAAGAG GTCCTTCATCATCGAGAGAAGAGGGGAACAAGGATGTATAAAT CACTGTGTATGGAAAGACCCTCGGGAAAGATCTACACAACCGGAGACACCTGGCTGCGGCCTGCTGGACGGAGAGTGGAATTCTGTCGCTGCGAGGATGGACGGAGTCGGTGTCACAGTGTTCCAGTTATGG AATGCTCAGACACCAAGTGCTACAATGGAGGACGATGTGTACAGGCTCTTTACTCCACAGATTACCTGTGTAAATGTCTCAGCGGATTCTCCGGAGATCACTGTGAAATAG ATATGATGTCTTCCTGTTACAAGGGCTCCGGACAGTCCTTCCGTGGAAACTACAGCCGGACGAATAGCGGACTAGTCTGTCTCAACTGGAATTCCCAGGGACTAGATGAGAAGCTATACAACGCTCAGCACAAAGATGCACTACAACTCGGGATAGGAAACCATAACTATTGCAG GAATCCGGATGGCGATAAGAAACCCTGGTGTTATATTTTCATGAATGGGAAGTACATCTGGGATTACTGCAGCGTGCCAGCCTGCCCTGCCA ACACTACAGACTGTTACTCTGAGCGAGGGACCACCTACCAGGGATCTGGAAGTACCACCTTATCTGGTGCCAGCTGCTTACGTTGGGACTCGCCTTTGCTGAAGAAGAAGCAGTTTAGTGCCTGGCAAGGCAGTGCCCGCAGATTCGGGTTGGGGAGCCATAATCACTGCAG GAATCCTGACAACGACGTCCGCCCATGGTGTCACGTGATGAACGGCACAGAAATATCTTGGGGATTCTGCGATGTCCCCCGATGCT CCACTTGTGGGATAAGACGACCCAAGCTGATGCCACGCTTCAAAATCACCAATGGTAGATTTGCAGATATCACCTCCCACCCGTGGACAGCCGCCATCTTCCAAAAAGCCAGAGGGGGCAAAGAGTTTTTTCGTTGTGGTGGGACACTCATCAGCCCCTGCTGGGTGGTGACCGCCTCTCATTGCTTCCATGAAGA GAAATCCGCAAGACAATTGAGGGTAAAGCTGGGAAGGACGTTGCGGGTCGTGCCTGGAGAGGATGAACAAAGCTTCGAGGTGGAGACGATGTACATACACCCCCAGTTTAACAGTTTTAACTACGACAATGATATTG CTCTTCTAAAGATCAAGTCTTCTTCTGGGTCGTGTGCTATGGAGACGGACAGTGCTCGGCCAGCATGTATGCCATTCCGGGGCCAAACCCTACCAGACTGGACAGAATGTGAAATCTCAGGATTTGGGAAACATACAAAAA ATTCTCATTTTCTGTCCGAACAACTTAAAGAAGGTCGCGTCAGGCTGTACCCTGACAATCTATGCACCCCAGAAAAACTAGATGGCGAAACAGTGACCGTGAACATGCTGTGCGCAGGCGACCCCGTGAACCAGGAGGATGCTTGCAGG GGTGATTCTGGGGGGCCGCTCGTGTGCCCCGTTGATGGCCGCATGCACCTTATTGGCGTCATCAGTTGGGGTAAAGACTGTGGGGTGAAGGACAGGCCTGGAGTTTACACCCGAGTGACCCGCTATTTAGACTGGATACAACAAAAAACAGGCATTCGGTTGAACTGA